The genome window CCTGGGTCAGCTACGGGTTGGGGACGGAGAACGCGAACCTCCCCGCCTTCGTGGTCATGACCGATTCGACGACGTCGACGATCAACGGTCCGCGGAACTGGAGCGCCGGCTTCATGCCGGCGGGGTACCAGGGGGTCCAGCTCGAGTCGCAGGCAGATCCGATCCGAAACCTGGCTAACCCCAAGGGGATCTCGGTCGAGCAGCAGCGGGACAAACTGGCGCTCCTGACCTCGATGAACTCGGACTTCGCTCGCAAGCACCCCCAGCAGACGGAGCTGGATGCCCGGATCCGCAGTTACGAGCTGGCTTTCCGGATGCAGGCCCACGCTCCCGAGGCGGTGAACTTGGCGGAGGAGACGCCGGCGACGCAGGAGGCGTACGGCCTCAACCGGAAACAGACTGCCGCGTTTGGCAGGAACTGTCTGCTCGCCCGGCGGCTGGTCGAGCGCGGCGTGCGGTTCGTCCAGCTGTATCACGGGGCGGGGAGCAAGTGGGACGCCCACAGCGCGATCGAGAAGAACCACACCGACCGCTTCGCCGAGAGCGATCAACCGGTCGCCGCGCTGCTCAAGGACCTGAAGCAGCGGGGGCTTCTCGATGAGACCCTCGTCATCTGGGGGGGGGAGTTCGGCCGGACGCCGATGAGTGAGAAGGGGGACGGCCGCGACCACAACCCGACCGGGTTCACGATGTGGATGGCCGGTGGCGGGGTGCAGGGTGGTCAGGTGATCGGCGCGACGGACGATCTGGGCTTCCATGCTGTCGAGGACCGGCTGCATGTCCATGATCTGCACGCGACGGTGCTGCACCTGTTGGGCGTGGACAACATGGCGCTGACGTACATCCACAAGGGACGTCCGGAGCGGCCTACGCAGAACGAAGGGGGCCCTTACCGGAAGATCACTGGCCGCGCGTTGGGCTGAGGTCGGATGTCGTGGTCGGTCGGCTGATCCGGTATTTCGAACCACGTCCTTGCCGGCGCGGCTTGATAGCTCAAACCCAACGTGCGACGGCAGCCGGGGTCAAGGGGGCAACCCCTTGCCGCCGGAGGCACTTTCATGAGGAACCGTGGTAAGCAACGGACGTCCCCTTTGTGGTACCAGCGTTGAGGACTCACCGCTCGCTCTGGAATCCTCGCGGGTTGGTGAGGGGACATACGACACGGTGTCCGCGCTTGGACACACACTCCGTCCGACAATGTCGGACGAGACGGCCTCCGGCGGGCAATGGGGATTCTCCCCTCTGCACTCCCTGACCAGGGTGCCCCTGGACCCGATCAGGACCAAATGATCCTCAGTTGCGCCGCTCTACCTTACGCCTTCAGCCTGAACCCCTTCCGCCTCCCTCACAGGCCCCCTTGCATCCCCCACCAGGGGTGCCCCCTGGACCCCGACTGGCGGTTCGCGCCGGTGCTGTCGCTATGCTACGGCCGCGACTCGAATCCGTTGCCGGAGCCCATATTGAAATCGCTGCTTACCCTCATTGCGTTCACTGCCGGCGCCGCGACCTCCGCCCAAGCGGCCATCAACGCCCAGCTTGGCCGACGGTTCCTCCACCCCATGCAGGCCGCCCTGGCCTCCTTCACGATCGGCACCCTCGCGTGCCTCGTCATCTGCCTGACAATGCGTCTGGCATGGCCCAGCCTCGCCCGCCTGGCCTCCGTCCCCTGGTGGCTCTGGCTCGGCGGCTTGCTCGGAACGTGCTACGTGCTGACGAGCATCATCGTCACGCAGCGGATCGGCGTCGCGGCCATGCTCGCCCTCGTCATCGCCGGGCAGATGGCGATGTCCGTCCTGATCGATCACTACGGATGGTTCCAGGTCACACCCCGCGCCCTGACCCTTCTCAGAACGATCGGGGCCGTGATGGTCATCGGCGGCGTCGCCCTGATGATGCTGAAGACGCGGATCGACTGACCGCGCGCCTCCGCCGCCTCACCGCGCTCCTGCCGTCGCGGCACCCTTCTCCACCAGCAGACGGTCGAGCTCGCTCTTCAGTCGGGGAAGAATCTCCTCGTAGCTGTAAGCTCCCAGCTCCAGCGGCCCCTTCTTGAGATTCACGAAGTTCGGCCCGCACCACAGGCCGAGATCCGCGTCGTCGGTCTCCCCGGGGCCGTTCACCCGGCAGCCCATGACGGCGATCGTGACCGCATGGTCCTTAGCGTACGCCGCCATCTCTTTGACCTGCGCCGCCAAGTCGATGAACGCCTCGTTCTCGACTCGCGAGCAGCTCGGACAGCTGATGATGTTGAGGACGTTGAGGCCGTAGTCGACGACGCTCCGGACCCGTCCCGCCGCGATGTCGTCCAGGATCTTCCGCCCAGCGACGATCTCTTCGCTCTTGCGGGCGTTCGGCACCGTGAGCGAGACCCGGATCGTGTCCCCGATCCCGCGGCTGATGAGCTGCTCGAAAGCGATCCGGGTCTTGATGATCCCGTCCGGCGGCATCCCGGCCTCGGTCACCCCCAGGTGCAGCGGCACGTCCGGACGCTGCTCGGCAAAGCGGCGGTTGACCTCGATCACGTTCCGCGGATCGGAGTCCTTGAGCGAGACCGCGTACCGGGTGAACCCCAGCGAGTCGAGCAGTTCGCAGTGCTCGAAGGCGCTCGCTAGCATCGGGCCGATCGAATCGTCGGCGGCGAACTTTTCCTTCTTGTCCGGATCGACCGAGCCGCAGTTCACGCCGACCCGCATCGCACAGTCGTGCTCCGTCGCCACGTCAACGAGATACTTTACCTTGTCCTGCCAAGGCTTCTCGCGCTCGTGGTGGTAAAGGTGGCCGGGGTTGTAGCGGATCTTGGCGATCGACGGGGCGACCACCTCCGCCATCCGGTAGTTCTCCTGCAGGTCGACCGCCAGATTCGCCTCGATCCGCTGGGCGACCTCCCGCAGCGCGTCGGCGTCCTTGCGGCTGTCGACGGCGACCCGGATGACATCCGCCCCCGCCTCGACCAGGTCGCGGATCTGTCCGACGGTCGCCTCGATGTTCTGCGTGTGGGTGGCCGTCATGCTCTGGACGGCAATCGGGTTCCCGCCGCCGATCGTGACAGAGCCGATACGAACCGAACGGGTCGGGTTGCGGGCAATCTCTCGCGTATTCACCAAGGTCGTCCTGGGGGAGCTGAAGCAGACATCCTCTGTCCGCGGTTCATCATACGGATTCACGCTCAATTGTCCCAATCCGCACACCTTGACGTATCAACAGTCGCAAATAGGACTCTCCGAACGGAATAGCGAGACGAAACGTCCGCGGGAGGGGCGGTTTCTTTCCGCCCACGAGAATTCCGTGTTTCTCAGGACAAAATGTCGCCGAGTCCTCTTCTGCGGTGCAAAATTTCGCCCCAGGACTCTCGGGGTGTTCACGGTCAATGCAGGTGCTTCCCCGTGTCTCAAGACGGATACCACGTCTGGAACAAGACCGTCGAGCAACTCAAAGCGCTTGCGGACCCGCTCCGGATTCGACTGGTTCAAGAACTTGTTGCTGGCCCACGGACGGTGACGGAGCTCGCCATCCAGTACGAGATGGATATCGGCGGGTTGTCCCACCATCTTGGTGTTTTATTTCGCGTCGGTCTCGTTGACCGTACCCGTCAAGGTCGATTCGTCGAGTATCGCGTCGCCGTCCCGTTCGATGTGGATCGCGGTCAGGTTCTTCGGCTCAAGTTGGATCGGCTGACGGTCGAGCTCGAACTCGCCCCGGGGGCCGGCAAACCCGCCTGATTCGCTCCGTCGCTCTGCCGATGGTTCGGGCTGGCGCCCGCGGGACGGTGCGCGACCGGTCAGGATGGTATGGATGCAGCCAGATTGGCTCCGACGCTGCCGGATCCTTTTCTTGAATACGACGGTTTCCGCTGTACGGGCACGCAACTTGGAAGCAGGTCGGCCGGGCACAGCGGCGGGCTTGGATGGCACGGGGCGTGCATCCATGGGGCATCCGTGCCAGAATCGGCACCCGTGTCGGAACTTCCGTTGTCCTGCTGCGTTCGTTCATCCCGGCAGGCGGGCGTTTCGATCGGTCTCACTTCGCTCATGACATCCTGAGTCGCCCGTCCGGAGGAGCACGCCATGAAGGTTCTCATCGTCTACTACAGCACGTATGGAAACGTCTACAGGATGGCGGAACTGATCGCCGAAGGCGTTTCGCACGTCTCCGGCGCCGAGCCTGTGGTCCGCCGCGTTCCCGAGCTCATTCCCGATGCCACGATCGAAGCCCGGCCCGACATGAAGGCCGGGCGGGACATGCAGAAGCATGTTCCGCTGGTCACGGTTGAAGACTTTAAGGAGGCTGGTGCGTTCGCATTCGGAACTCCGACGCGCTTCGGCAACTGCTCGGCCCAGCTCAAGAACCGCATCGACCAGCTCACCTCGCTGTGGCTCAACGGCGAGTTCGAAGGGAAGCCGGCCGGCGTATTCGTCTCCACCGGCAGCATGCACGGGGGCCAGGAGACGACGGCGCTGACGCTGATGGCTCCGCTGCTGCACCTGGGGATGGTGATCGTTGGTCTCCCGTATTCAAACCAAGAGTTGTTCACGACGACCGGCGGGGGCTCACCCTACGGCCCAGGGCATCTGGCGGGGGGCGACAACAAGCGTGACATCGACGAGAATGAGGCGGCCCTCTGCCGGGCCTTCGGCAAGCGCCTGGCCGAAATCGGTCTGAAATTGAAGAAGTAGCGGGAACACCCGCTCTTGCCTCTGAGCCCCCATTGCCTCCCGTGCCATCCATTCTGTTCGCAGCCGGTGGTTCGGGAGGTCATGTCTCGCCGGCGCTGGCCGTGATGGAATCGCTCCAGAGACGGAATCCTCCCGTCTCGACCTCTCTGGTGACGACGGAGAAGGGGGTGGACCGCCAGCTCTCGAGCGGCGGTCTGGGTAAGGTTCTGACGATCTCCGCGGTCTCTCCCCGGGAGATCCTGCGGAAGCCGTTCCGGACGGTCCGCGCGAACTGGGGAGCCTGGACGGGGGCCCGCCGCATCTTGCGGGACGAGGCGCCGGACGTGGTCGTTGGCTGCGGCGGATACGCAAGCTTTCCGGTCTTGCTCGCCGCCCGCGCCCGCCGGATCCCGATCGTGCTGTTGGAGCAGAACGCCGTTCCCGGGCGGGTCACCCGCATTGCGGCCCGATGGTCGCGGATCGTGTGCTGCACGTTCGGGGAATCGGAGTCGTACTTCTCCGGCACCGATGTCCGCCTGACCGGGAACCCCGTTCGACGAAGCATCGCGGAGCTTCCGCCCTCGGTCGACCCGCGCCCGACGAACGGCCGTCCCGTTCTGCTCGTGTTGGGGGGGAGCCAGGGCTCACACGCGGTCAACAACGGCATGCTGGCGGTCGCCGATCACAACCCGGGCC of Planctomyces sp. SH-PL14 contains these proteins:
- the wrbA gene encoding NAD(P)H:quinone oxidoreductase, encoding MKVLIVYYSTYGNVYRMAELIAEGVSHVSGAEPVVRRVPELIPDATIEARPDMKAGRDMQKHVPLVTVEDFKEAGAFAFGTPTRFGNCSAQLKNRIDQLTSLWLNGEFEGKPAGVFVSTGSMHGGQETTALTLMAPLLHLGMVIVGLPYSNQELFTTTGGGSPYGPGHLAGGDNKRDIDENEAALCRAFGKRLAEIGLKLKK
- the ispG gene encoding (E)-4-hydroxy-3-methylbut-2-enyl-diphosphate synthase, which translates into the protein MNTREIARNPTRSVRIGSVTIGGGNPIAVQSMTATHTQNIEATVGQIRDLVEAGADVIRVAVDSRKDADALREVAQRIEANLAVDLQENYRMAEVVAPSIAKIRYNPGHLYHHEREKPWQDKVKYLVDVATEHDCAMRVGVNCGSVDPDKKEKFAADDSIGPMLASAFEHCELLDSLGFTRYAVSLKDSDPRNVIEVNRRFAEQRPDVPLHLGVTEAGMPPDGIIKTRIAFEQLISRGIGDTIRVSLTVPNARKSEEIVAGRKILDDIAAGRVRSVVDYGLNVLNIISCPSCSRVENEAFIDLAAQVKEMAAYAKDHAVTIAVMGCRVNGPGETDDADLGLWCGPNFVNLKKGPLELGAYSYEEILPRLKSELDRLLVEKGAATAGAR
- a CDS encoding DUF1501 domain-containing protein, with the protein product MLVQAGAGFGGIVLADLLHAAQAVPQMTPGRSLYRPTAKSVIFLFMEGGPSQMDTFDPKPKLNELAGQPLPPGYKRVITAMGEINSPLLASKRKWKQHGESGIWVSDWLPHTAQCVDDLAVIRSCWTNGINHSGGVCQMNTGTPIAGRPSLGAWVSYGLGTENANLPAFVVMTDSTTSTINGPRNWSAGFMPAGYQGVQLESQADPIRNLANPKGISVEQQRDKLALLTSMNSDFARKHPQQTELDARIRSYELAFRMQAHAPEAVNLAEETPATQEAYGLNRKQTAAFGRNCLLARRLVERGVRFVQLYHGAGSKWDAHSAIEKNHTDRFAESDQPVAALLKDLKQRGLLDETLVIWGGEFGRTPMSEKGDGRDHNPTGFTMWMAGGGVQGGQVIGATDDLGFHAVEDRLHVHDLHATVLHLLGVDNMALTYIHKGRPERPTQNEGGPYRKITGRALG
- a CDS encoding ArsR/SmtB family transcription factor: MSQDGYHVWNKTVEQLKALADPLRIRLVQELVAGPRTVTELAIQYEMDIGGLSHHLGVLFRVGLVDRTRQGRFVEYRVAVPFDVDRGQVLRLKLDRLTVELELAPGAGKPA
- a CDS encoding DMT family transporter, translating into MKSLLTLIAFTAGAATSAQAAINAQLGRRFLHPMQAALASFTIGTLACLVICLTMRLAWPSLARLASVPWWLWLGGLLGTCYVLTSIIVTQRIGVAAMLALVIAGQMAMSVLIDHYGWFQVTPRALTLLRTIGAVMVIGGVALMMLKTRID
- the murG gene encoding undecaprenyldiphospho-muramoylpentapeptide beta-N-acetylglucosaminyltransferase — its product is MPSILFAAGGSGGHVSPALAVMESLQRRNPPVSTSLVTTEKGVDRQLSSGGLGKVLTISAVSPREILRKPFRTVRANWGAWTGARRILRDEAPDVVVGCGGYASFPVLLAARARRIPIVLLEQNAVPGRVTRIAARWSRIVCCTFGESESYFSGTDVRLTGNPVRRSIAELPPSVDPRPTNGRPVLLVLGGSQGSHAVNNGMLAVADHNPGLLREWDIVHQTGETDRERVAEAYRKVGWKAEVEAFFSDLAPHYARATLAVTRAGATTLAELACVGIPAILIPYPHAADDHQRANARVFERAGAGFLVDQADGHFLEQFEATLHRALSFTNRLDRMGEAMLGLARPQAADAVAEAILSLVTQPK